The Cryptomeria japonica chromosome 9, Sugi_1.0, whole genome shotgun sequence DNA segment acgctttgtgtgtaaaggctatgcacagcaagaaggtgtagattttggtgaaacatttgcacctgttgctaggctagagtcaatacgaatatttttggcatactcctgttataaaaaatttaaagtttatcaaatggatgttaaaacaacattcctaaatggttatcttgatgaagaggtatatatggaacagcTAGAAGGGTTTGTCTCTGCAGATAAACCTGATTATGTATACAGGTTGAAAAAGGCTttatatggccttaaacaagctccaagagcttggtactccagGTTGGATGCCCACCTTACAACAAATGGGTTTACTAGAGGTGGAGTTGACAGTAACTTGTATGTCAAAGTTGAAGGTaatgatatcttggttattgaggtatatgtggatgatatcatttttggttgcAATAATGATTCCTtgtccaattttttttcaaaactcatggaatctgaatttgaaatgtccatgttgggtgaattaaccttctttcttggtcttcaagtagtgcagcttgaacaaggcatttttctgtcacaaaccaaatatgcaaaagaaatgctAAAGAAGTTCAATTTGATGGATTGCAAACCTGTTAGTACTCCAATGGAGACTGGTTGTAAATTGACCAAGTCAGATGACTCACCTGAGGTAAATCAAtttgagtatagatcaatgataggcaACCTGCTTTATTTAACTGCATCTAGGCCTGATTTAATGCATGCAGTCTGTTTGGTTTCATGGTTTCAATCTGCccctaaacaatctcatttgactgatgtaaaaagaattttcaagtacattcaaggtactttagactatggtttatggtatccacaAAATAATGATTTTACTCTTGTTGGTTTTATGGATGTTGACTGGGCTGGCtgtatagatgatagaaaaagcaccagtggTGCAACTTTCTTTCTAGGAGATCATCTTGTTGCCTGACACAACAAAAAGCAAGACTGTGTCACTTTATCAACTGCTTGCTGTACACAGTTAATCTGGATGTCTCATCAACTTGCTAACATGGGTGTTACAGTCAATTAGCCCATCTCCATTTTCTATGATAATACCAGTGCGATCAGTCTTTCCaagaatcctgtaatgcactctcGTACTAAACATGTTGCTATTAAATTATTGTTTCTGCGAGAACGAGTGTTGGCTAATGAATTTCAAGTTTTGTATGTACCTTCCCAGGCACAAGTGGCTTACATTTTCACAAAAGCTCTATCTAAGGAAGTTTTTGAACGGTTGAGGGACAGGTTGGGAGTGCTTTCTCACTCGACTCTTGTCTCCAACTAATGCCAAAATTGAGGGGGAGATTTGCTCTCCACAAGCAACAATTTGTTGCTTTACCCTTTGTCCTTGTGACAAAAAAGGGGGAGATAGATTGGCATCATTGACAGGTTACATAATTGATAAATTGATCATCTGGTTACATAATTGATAAATTGATCATTCTTGATAGATTGGTTATAGGTTCTTTGATAGGTTACATAATTGATTGATCATTCTTGACAAATTGGTTACAGGTTCTTATTATTGGTTGATTGGTTCTGGTTGGTTGGTTCACATTCATATTTCAGTTGGTTGGTTAATTGGTTCAGAGTCATATTTTAGTTGGTTTAGTCATATTTCAGTTGGTTCTTATTGGTCATCATTGATAGTGAGTTCTTATTTGGCAATATTCTGACATTTGTGATAGTGACAGGTTCATTATATTTGAGTATTATTGTCAAGTTCATTGTTACATTTGTTCATTGTTCACTACAGATACAGTTTTGCATATGTGCATTGACAGATTCATTATGTGATAGATATTAACAGATGTTTCATGGTCAGAAATTTGCTTTGGTCTTGGTGCATCTCACATTTCTGGTCTCTGTTAGCTAAAAGGCATGTACTGGTCAATGATGGCAtgatttttgccatcaaggacaaagggggagtttgttaccCTTAGTTGTCCTTGGTGACAAAAAGGGTGCCATTTGACTGGTCTTGTTATCGACAACTTGTCATACGTTTGTAAAATGTTTTGGTTTAGTACTGCCAACAAATATATGATGTGGGTCCTCTTAGTGCGATGACATGAAGATGAGGTGGCATTTTTAAGTGACTTTGGTTGATATTTTTTAAGATGCGGATTTCAAACAAGCgttaaaataaaacaaaagtaTTTTGTTGGAAGTTAATTAAAACTCTTTCGAAAGCTTTTCTCCAGCTAAGTTTATCAAACCCTAATACATCCGCCGCCATGAGTTTCACTCCAGCAGTTACAGGGCAAAATATTGTCGGATTCTGGTTATGGGTTTTTGGTATGATAATCTGCAAGGTTAAACGAGTCGAATGGTGGTCTTAGTTGCTGATTTCAATGGGATTTTGTGCAGATATTTAGGATTTCATTCTCCGGTGCAACTCTTCCAAAGAATAGGTAATATTGTTTCAAAATACTCTGGTTCTTACAGTTTTCAGGGAGATATCTGAGATTATTTGaattataaatgataaataattcAAAGTTTTGTTGGTTGCTTTGAAAATTTTCAACGTTCTGTTAtttctgaaaattcaaaaaaaaaaaagaaaagatgttACAGCtgcaaggttttatgttttttttatgaaATCAATTTTGTTGGTTTCGTTTCAAAGAGGATAAATTCTTTTCTTTCGAAAGTGGAAGATTATTCTGGGAActtcaaagttttgtttatatttaAAACTGagtttttttatatttcaaaaggAAGTTGTTAACTGAAAATACAGTTCTCTTTCTGTTACAAAGAATAGGTTAGTGGATTCAGTTATTGGTTAAACCCTAACCCAGTGTGGGTAACCATATACGAGGGTTATTCTTGAAGACAATCTTTGTTCATTTTTCTAAAGAATACATTGTATTATATAAGTGTTTGAAAATAggactttaaaaaaaacaaaaacagagagagatagagagagacttgAACAAGAAAAGTAGTAGAAAGAAGATTGACATACATTTTGGTTTTTATAGTGTTCTGGACTATTAAGTTGGAGCTATTATTATTATCTAGAGATTGAGTGTACTCTCTCTGAttgtatttaaaatttaaaaatattattctcTGTTTGCTATACAGAGGTATGAAGGACATTGTTGCAATTTTTTTAATGGGAATCATTTGCACAGATTGAAAGATTATTATACTCGCTCCAACCATTGATAGTTTTGTGACTGCAGAACATAGTGTGGTCATAAAGGTACCAGTGATTGTAGCTTGAGTTGGAAATTTTTGATGTTGTATAAGGAagaggggttggttctccttgaagCCTTGTGGCTTCCAAATTTTGTGTACCAAGTTGGTGTGAAATAATACAAGGAATCATTTactgagtggtttttctaccccaagagggttttccactcatgaaaatctttgtgtcatgtgttaagTGCTTTACTCTGCCTCATTAGACTGCTCTGATATGTTTATCTTTGTCTCATTCATGAGTTCTATTTTCAGCatttcttttgacattttgatcTAAGTATGTCATGTTAATTATCTTAGTCTAAGTGCAAAATTGTTCATTGTTAATTTCAATACTGCAGTATATGTAATGATCAAACTTGTTCTTGCAAGAGTCAGTTTCTGTTATAAGCATTAAAAGTTAAATCAGTTGATTTGTATTGAATGGTCATAAATAAATGCTTTAATAAGATTCAATCTTACTCTAAGATCAAGTGTGAACAGTTTTGGTTTTTGTGCAAGATGAGTCAAAATTTCTATTGactctgattcaaccccccctctcacaGTCAATCCACTTCCAACAAAGGTTATCCCAAGGGccttcaaaattggtgacctagtcctaaaggaaaataatcggaatcaacaagatcgagaaaagaaatggaaatttgaacctaactggttgggaccctttgttatcatatcaacttatggattaggagcatatcacttatcaacttcaaaaggggacttgcttgacgaaccaaccaacaacatccatctgaagaagttctacacttgagtcgtccaatgcacggatcaagcaaaaaagaaaaaaaaaaaagtataaaaaatcgtcactagggtgaaaacctggcaaataggtgccctgtgacacaaaaaaataaaaaaaagcaagaaaaatacaaaaaataaaaaaacaaatcaaaaagtgcaataaaaataagtggtgaaaacctggcaacaaacACCACTTGTGAGAGAGAAgcttctctatctatcaatactTGTATCCTATCCATCTGATCTAAGCCAATAGccataaaaaaaaacttttacatgcaacattatcctggacatacttagcgtagtcactgtccttgattatctgaattaGTTATCcaactcatatcccaccatggcttggtgatcagtgtacatatccatatcgaagttatatcaacaacaaggggcaaaatcctgacatCGTTGGGGGCATTTCACCTTAGAGGTTTTAGACATCggaccaaacacgtagcaagacaacaagatCAAAACAACTGACAGTAGCCACAACAAAGCAAGAGACTAGACATCAAGGAGTTAAACTGATTTGAACTGAACAAAAAGATCTATTTgtaagatgttttacttgacaagaatacatttcagatAGCATGTATGCTCACTTGTGGTTGTTAattttgttggcaatatgaaggaattgattatgtgttgcattgatgttttgtcattgatgtcagcactagctattatggttgtttaccggcttccggtagaaggattggattgggaagattatcagtaaAGAAAACTTACTTTGTCAAAAtttatccaaattttcttttattggcCAGAATGCAACAAATCTGTGGATCTATTTATATAGTTAGTGGGTTAATGGTAATGCACAAAAGCTTTATTGGATTCTGCCATTTTATGAATCTCCTCCTTCTTGCGTATAGCATTGCCTTTCTCTCTGGCAGCATCCATTATTTCGTAACTCAATTTGAAATGCATATTTCGACCAGAACGTTTTCTGGATGATTCTAATAACCAACGAATAGCAAGtatttttccttctttcttttttatttcaatGGGAACTTGATAAGTGGATCCACTTACACGTCTTGATTTTACTATCaatttgggagttaatttttgtaTTGCTTGACGTAGAACAATTAGtggatttttctctattttttgttgaATCTTTTTTAGAGATTGATAAAAAATTCGATAAGCTAATGATTTTTTTCCGTGTTTAAGAATACGGTTAACGACCATGTTAACTAATCGATTATGATAAATCGGATCAAATTTCTCAATTTTCTTTTCTACAGTACTTTGGCGTGACATGAGTGTGAAAAAGGTTCATAAATTTATTTCATAAAGACTAATAATTACTTATTTCGGCTTTTTAACTCCATATTGTAGGGTGGATCTCTAAAGGTATCAAAGATCTCCCTCCAAACCGTACATACGACTTTCGTCGAATACGGCTTTCCACATGATTCCATCTGCATATATAAGATATTCATTCTTATGCATTCAAATTATGTTTACTCATTCTCATACTGAGTATCCGTTTCCTTTCTTTTGCTATGATTAGAAATCTTGTATTTTCTATATCTATACGATTAAGTCCTTAGGTTTaaaaaaagagtaaaaaaaaaaaagaaggtgtTTTAAATCGATGCTATTTGAATTGAACCTGTTCCAAAAAGGTCAAGACATTTCCAATTTATATGTTAACACACACTACAGTAAGGGAAAACTTATGAAATGAATTCAATACAATATTAAACCTTAGACATATAATATCCTTACAAATTAGTTTGTTTTAGCCTGCTCTAGTCCCCTTACAAAACGTTCGTTATTGGAccggtatgatctggatgatggaataagtttgtatgaatggttcatatgtttCTAAACTATGtctca contains these protein-coding regions:
- the LOC131061883 gene encoding small ribosomal subunit protein uS7c-like is translated as MSRQSTVEKKIEKFDPIYHNRLVNMVVNRILKHGKKSLAYRIFYQSLKKIQQKIEKNPLIVLRQAIQKLTPKLIVKSRRVSGSTYQVPIEIKKKEGKILAIRWLLESSRKRSGRNMHFKLSYEIMDAAREKGNAIRKKEEIHKMAESNKAFVHYH